TTTTCCTTTTATGTCTTCCTATATCTTCCTTTTATTTTTTCTTGTGCCTTAATTGCTCTAAATAAACCAACAGCACAGAAATATCTGCCGGTGACACGCCGGAAATTCTGGAGGCCTGTCCAATATTCATAGGTTTATACAAATTCAGCTTTTGTACTGCTTCCCTTCTTAAACTTGGCACTGTGCTATAATCAAAATCTGCGTCCAACCGCTTACTTTCCAGCTTTTTAAACTGGGATACCTGCTGCATCTGTCTTTTAATATACCCTTCATATTTTATATTTATGTCAACTTGTTCTGCCACATCCTCCGGCAGCTGTGGCCGATTATCGTCAATTTCAGTTAACATAAAATAATTTAATTCAGGCCTTTTTACTAATTCTGCCAAGGTGCTGCCTGATTTTAACAAAGTACTATTATGGCTGCTTAAAAACTCCTGTACTCTTTCATTGGCTCCCACTGAAGTTTTTTCCAACCTTTCTACCTCACTTTCAATGGCTTTTTCCTTCCACAAAATTCTGTCATATTCTTCCTGGCTTATTAAGCCAATGTCATATCCTATTTTCCTCAAGCGCAGATCTGCATTATCCTGTCTTAAAAGAAGGCGGTATTCTGCTCTGGAAGTCATCATTCTATAAGGCTCATGGTTTTCCTTTGTAACAAGATCATCAATTAATACGCCAATATAAGCTTGAGACCTGTCTAAAACAACAGGCTCTTTCCCCTTTATTTTCATAGCCGCATTGACGCCTGCCATAAATCCCTGTACAGCTGCCTCCTCATAACCAGAGCTTCCGTTAAATTGTCCTCCGCTGAATAATCCCTCAATTTCCTTAAATTCCAATGTAGCGTTCAGCTGTCTGGAATTAATACAGTCATACTCAATGGCGTAAGCATTTCTGACTATTTTTACATTCTCTAAACCTGAAACCGTTCTGTACATAGCATACTGCACATCCTCTGGAAGAGAGCTGGACATTCCTCCTAAGTACATTTCATTTGTATAAAGTCCCTCTGGCTCTACAAATACTTGATGTCTCTCTTTATCTGGAAATTTCACCACCTTGTCCTCAATAGACGGACAATATCTGGGACCTGTCCCCTCAATAGCTCCTGAAAATAAAGGTGATCTATCCAAATTATCTCTGATAATCTGATGCGTATTTGTATTAGTGTAAGTCAGCCAGCAAGACACCTGTTCCTTTTGTACTGCGGCAGGATCTGTAGAAAAAGAAAATGGAACTACCTTTTTATCTCCAAACTGCTCCTCCATTTTAGAAAAATCAATACTTCTTTTGTCAACTCTGGCCGGAGTTCCCGTTTTAAAGCGGAACATTTCAACTCCGTGAGCCTTTAAAGAAGCTGTCAAATGATTTGCCGCC
The window above is part of the Lachnoclostridium edouardi genome. Proteins encoded here:
- the mnmG gene encoding tRNA uridine-5-carboxymethylaminomethyl(34) synthesis enzyme MnmG; translation: MPILEENYDVVVVGAGHAGCEAALACARLGLETIMFTVSVDSIALMPCNPNIGGSSKGHLVRELDALGGEMGKNIDKTFIQSKMLNESKGPAVHSLRAQADKQDYSREMRRTLENTDHLTVRQAEVSEIITDGKKLKGVKTFSGAVYHCKAAVLATGTYLNARCIYGDVSNETGPNGLQAANHLTASLKAHGVEMFRFKTGTPARVDKRSIDFSKMEEQFGDKKVVPFSFSTDPAAVQKEQVSCWLTYTNTNTHQIIRDNLDRSPLFSGAIEGTGPRYCPSIEDKVVKFPDKERHQVFVEPEGLYTNEMYLGGMSSSLPEDVQYAMYRTVSGLENVKIVRNAYAIEYDCINSRQLNATLEFKEIEGLFSGGQFNGSSGYEEAAVQGFMAGVNAAMKIKGKEPVVLDRSQAYIGVLIDDLVTKENHEPYRMMTSRAEYRLLLRQDNADLRLRKIGYDIGLISQEEYDRILWKEKAIESEVERLEKTSVGANERVQEFLSSHNSTLLKSGSTLAELVKRPELNYFMLTEIDDNRPQLPEDVAEQVDINIKYEGYIKRQMQQVSQFKKLESKRLDADFDYSTVPSLRREAVQKLNLYKPMNIGQASRISGVSPADISVLLVYLEQLRHKKK